From Kogia breviceps isolate mKogBre1 chromosome 2, mKogBre1 haplotype 1, whole genome shotgun sequence, one genomic window encodes:
- the HNRNPH3 gene encoding heterogeneous nuclear ribonucleoprotein H3 isoform X5, whose amino-acid sequence MDWVMKHNGPNDASDGTVRLRGLPFGCSKEEIVQFFQGLEIVPNGITLTMDYQGRSTGEAFVQFASKEIAENALGKHKERIGHRYIEIFRSSRSEIKGFYDPPRRLLGQRPGPYDRPIGGRGGYYGAGRGSMYDRMRRGGDGYDGGYGGFDDYGGYNNYGYGNDGFDDRMRDGRGMGGHGYGGAGDASSGFHGGHFVHMRGLPFRATENDIANFFSPLNPIRVHIDIGADGRATGEADVEFVTHEDAVAAMSKDKNNMQHRYIELFLNSTPGGGSGMGGSGMGAYGRDGMDNQGGYGSVGRMGMGNNYSGGYGTPDGLGGYGRGGGGSGGYYGQGGMSGGGWRGMY is encoded by the exons ATGGATTGGGTTATGAAACATAATGGTCCAAATGACGCTAGTGATGGGACAGTACGACTTCGTGGACTGCCATTTGGTTGCAGCAAAGAGGAAATAGTTCAGTTCTTTCAAG GGTTGGAAATCGTGCCAAATGGGATAACATTGACGATGGACTACCAGGGGAGAAGCACAGGGGAGGCCTTCGTGCAGTTTGCTTCAAAGGAGATAGCAGAAAATGCTCTGGGGAAACACAAGGAAAGAATAGGGCACAG GTATATTGAGATCTTCAGAAGTAGCAGGAGTGAAATCAAAGGATTTTATGATCCACCAAGAAGATTGCTGGGCCAGCGACCGGGACCATATGATAGACCAATAGGAGGAAGAGGGGGTTATTATGGAGCTGGGCGTGGAAGTATGTATGACAGAATGCGACGAGGAGGTGATGGATATGATGGTG GTTATGGAGGTTTTGATGACTATGGTGGCTATAATAATTATGGCTATGGAAATGATGGCTTTGATGACAGAATGAGAGATGGAAgag GTATGGGAGGACATGGCTATGGTGGAGCTGGTGATGCAAGCTCAGGTTTTCATGGTGGTCATTTTGTACATATGAGGGGATTACCTTTCCGTGCAACTGAAAATGACATTGCTAAT ttcttctcaccACTAAATCCAATCCGAGTGCATATTGATATTGGAGCTGATGGCAGAGCAACAGGAGAAGCAGATGTAGAGTTTGTGACACATGAAGATGCAGTAGCTGCCATGTCTAAAGATAAGAATAACATGC aacATCGATACATTGAACTCTTCCTGAATTCAACTCCTGGAGGCGGCTCTGGAATGGGAGGTTCTGGAATGGGAGCCTATGGCAGAGATGGAATGG ataatCAGGGAGGCTATGGATCTGTTGGAAGAATGGGAATGGGGAACAATTACAGTGGAGGATATGGTACTCCTGATGGCCTGGGTGGTTATG gcCGTGGTGGTGGAGGCAGTGGTGGTTACTATGGGCAAGGTGGCATGAGTGGAGGTGGATGGCGTGGGATGTACTGA
- the HNRNPH3 gene encoding heterogeneous nuclear ribonucleoprotein H3 isoform X6: MDWVMKHNGPNDASDGTVRLRGLPFGCSKEEIVQFFQGLEIVPNGITLTMDYQGRSTGEAFVQFASKEIAENALGKHKERIGHRYIEIFRSSRSEIKGFYDPPRRLLGQRPGPYDRPIGGRGGYYGAGRGSYGGFDDYGGYNNYGYGNDGFDDRMRDGRGMGGHGYGGAGDASSGFHGGHFVHMRGLPFRATENDIANFFSPLNPIRVHIDIGADGRATGEADVEFVTHEDAVAAMSKDKNNMQHRYIELFLNSTPGGGSGMGGSGMGAYGRDGMDNQGGYGSVGRMGMGNNYSGGYGTPDGLGGYGRGGGGSGGYYGQGGMSGGGWRGMY, from the exons ATGGATTGGGTTATGAAACATAATGGTCCAAATGACGCTAGTGATGGGACAGTACGACTTCGTGGACTGCCATTTGGTTGCAGCAAAGAGGAAATAGTTCAGTTCTTTCAAG GGTTGGAAATCGTGCCAAATGGGATAACATTGACGATGGACTACCAGGGGAGAAGCACAGGGGAGGCCTTCGTGCAGTTTGCTTCAAAGGAGATAGCAGAAAATGCTCTGGGGAAACACAAGGAAAGAATAGGGCACAG GTATATTGAGATCTTCAGAAGTAGCAGGAGTGAAATCAAAGGATTTTATGATCCACCAAGAAGATTGCTGGGCCAGCGACCGGGACCATATGATAGACCAATAGGAGGAAGAGGGGGTTATTATGGAGCTGGGCGTGGAA GTTATGGAGGTTTTGATGACTATGGTGGCTATAATAATTATGGCTATGGAAATGATGGCTTTGATGACAGAATGAGAGATGGAAgag GTATGGGAGGACATGGCTATGGTGGAGCTGGTGATGCAAGCTCAGGTTTTCATGGTGGTCATTTTGTACATATGAGGGGATTACCTTTCCGTGCAACTGAAAATGACATTGCTAAT ttcttctcaccACTAAATCCAATCCGAGTGCATATTGATATTGGAGCTGATGGCAGAGCAACAGGAGAAGCAGATGTAGAGTTTGTGACACATGAAGATGCAGTAGCTGCCATGTCTAAAGATAAGAATAACATGC aacATCGATACATTGAACTCTTCCTGAATTCAACTCCTGGAGGCGGCTCTGGAATGGGAGGTTCTGGAATGGGAGCCTATGGCAGAGATGGAATGG ataatCAGGGAGGCTATGGATCTGTTGGAAGAATGGGAATGGGGAACAATTACAGTGGAGGATATGGTACTCCTGATGGCCTGGGTGGTTATG gcCGTGGTGGTGGAGGCAGTGGTGGTTACTATGGGCAAGGTGGCATGAGTGGAGGTGGATGGCGTGGGATGTACTGA
- the HNRNPH3 gene encoding heterogeneous nuclear ribonucleoprotein H3 isoform X7, translating into MYDRMRRGGDGYDGGYGGFDDYGGYNNYGYGNDGFDDRMRDGRGMGGHGYGGAGDASSGFHGGHFVHMRGLPFRATENDIANFFSPLNPIRVHIDIGADGRATGEADVEFVTHEDAVAAMSKDKNNMQHRYIELFLNSTPGGGSGMGGSGMGAYGRDGMDNQGGYGSVGRMGMGNNYSGGYGTPDGLGGYGRGGGGSGGYYGQGGMSGGGWRGMY; encoded by the exons ATGTATGACAGAATGCGACGAGGAGGTGATGGATATGATGGTG GTTATGGAGGTTTTGATGACTATGGTGGCTATAATAATTATGGCTATGGAAATGATGGCTTTGATGACAGAATGAGAGATGGAAgag GTATGGGAGGACATGGCTATGGTGGAGCTGGTGATGCAAGCTCAGGTTTTCATGGTGGTCATTTTGTACATATGAGGGGATTACCTTTCCGTGCAACTGAAAATGACATTGCTAAT ttcttctcaccACTAAATCCAATCCGAGTGCATATTGATATTGGAGCTGATGGCAGAGCAACAGGAGAAGCAGATGTAGAGTTTGTGACACATGAAGATGCAGTAGCTGCCATGTCTAAAGATAAGAATAACATGC aacATCGATACATTGAACTCTTCCTGAATTCAACTCCTGGAGGCGGCTCTGGAATGGGAGGTTCTGGAATGGGAGCCTATGGCAGAGATGGAATGG ataatCAGGGAGGCTATGGATCTGTTGGAAGAATGGGAATGGGGAACAATTACAGTGGAGGATATGGTACTCCTGATGGCCTGGGTGGTTATG gcCGTGGTGGTGGAGGCAGTGGTGGTTACTATGGGCAAGGTGGCATGAGTGGAGGTGGATGGCGTGGGATGTACTGA
- the HNRNPH3 gene encoding heterogeneous nuclear ribonucleoprotein H3 isoform X4, which yields MGSKKVEFATSFFNWTSSRIFTSPRNNRAYHQRASALPAVRQGWADSLVSPFKSNGIEMDWVMKHNGPNDASDGTVRLRGLPFGCSKEEIVQFFQGLEIVPNGITLTMDYQGRSTGEAFVQFASKEIAENALGKHKERIGHRYIEIFRSSRSEIKGFYDPPRRLLGQRPGPYDRPIGGRGGYYGAGRGSYGGFDDYGGYNNYGYGNDGFDDRMRDGRGMGGHGYGGAGDASSGFHGGHFVHMRGLPFRATENDIANFFSPLNPIRVHIDIGADGRATGEADVEFVTHEDAVAAMSKDKNNMQHRYIELFLNSTPGGGSGMGGSGMGAYGRDGMDNQGGYGSVGRMGMGNNYSGGYGTPDGLGGYGRGGGGSGGYYGQGGMSGGGWRGMY from the exons ATGGGAAGCAAAAAGGTGGAGTTCGCAACCTCTTTCTTTAACTGGACTAGCTCCAGGATCTTCACCTCTCCCCGCAACAACCGAGCTTATCACCAACGCGCAAGCGCACTTCCTGCCGTCCGCCAAGGCTGGGCCGACTCTCTTGTCTCGC catTTAAATCAAACGGTATTGAGATGGATTGGGTTATGAAACATAATGGTCCAAATGACGCTAGTGATGGGACAGTACGACTTCGTGGACTGCCATTTGGTTGCAGCAAAGAGGAAATAGTTCAGTTCTTTCAAG GGTTGGAAATCGTGCCAAATGGGATAACATTGACGATGGACTACCAGGGGAGAAGCACAGGGGAGGCCTTCGTGCAGTTTGCTTCAAAGGAGATAGCAGAAAATGCTCTGGGGAAACACAAGGAAAGAATAGGGCACAG GTATATTGAGATCTTCAGAAGTAGCAGGAGTGAAATCAAAGGATTTTATGATCCACCAAGAAGATTGCTGGGCCAGCGACCGGGACCATATGATAGACCAATAGGAGGAAGAGGGGGTTATTATGGAGCTGGGCGTGGAA GTTATGGAGGTTTTGATGACTATGGTGGCTATAATAATTATGGCTATGGAAATGATGGCTTTGATGACAGAATGAGAGATGGAAgag GTATGGGAGGACATGGCTATGGTGGAGCTGGTGATGCAAGCTCAGGTTTTCATGGTGGTCATTTTGTACATATGAGGGGATTACCTTTCCGTGCAACTGAAAATGACATTGCTAAT ttcttctcaccACTAAATCCAATCCGAGTGCATATTGATATTGGAGCTGATGGCAGAGCAACAGGAGAAGCAGATGTAGAGTTTGTGACACATGAAGATGCAGTAGCTGCCATGTCTAAAGATAAGAATAACATGC aacATCGATACATTGAACTCTTCCTGAATTCAACTCCTGGAGGCGGCTCTGGAATGGGAGGTTCTGGAATGGGAGCCTATGGCAGAGATGGAATGG ataatCAGGGAGGCTATGGATCTGTTGGAAGAATGGGAATGGGGAACAATTACAGTGGAGGATATGGTACTCCTGATGGCCTGGGTGGTTATG gcCGTGGTGGTGGAGGCAGTGGTGGTTACTATGGGCAAGGTGGCATGAGTGGAGGTGGATGGCGTGGGATGTACTGA
- the HNRNPH3 gene encoding heterogeneous nuclear ribonucleoprotein H3 isoform X2, with protein sequence MGSKKVEFATSFFNWTSSRIFTSPRNNRAYHQRASALPAVRQGWADSLVSREWGRPVFLALAPPPPPRSLSPIPPSQSLCCAAPLAVAAAGDGWKNRCGSAARGGRLLTAHDRTPRAPESAVLSPDRVSEVKGAFKSNGIEMDWVMKHNGPNDASDGTVRLRGLPFGCSKEEIVQFFQGLEIVPNGITLTMDYQGRSTGEAFVQFASKEIAENALGKHKERIGHRYIEIFRSSRSEIKGFYDPPRRLLGQRPGPYDRPIGGRGGYYGAGRGSYGGFDDYGGYNNYGYGNDGFDDRMRDGRGMGGHGYGGAGDASSGFHGGHFVHMRGLPFRATENDIANFFSPLNPIRVHIDIGADGRATGEADVEFVTHEDAVAAMSKDKNNMQHRYIELFLNSTPGGGSGMGGSGMGAYGRDGMDNQGGYGSVGRMGMGNNYSGGYGTPDGLGGYGRGGGGSGGYYGQGGMSGGGWRGMY encoded by the exons ATGGGAAGCAAAAAGGTGGAGTTCGCAACCTCTTTCTTTAACTGGACTAGCTCCAGGATCTTCACCTCTCCCCGCAACAACCGAGCTTATCACCAACGCGCAAGCGCACTTCCTGCCGTCCGCCAAGGCTGGGCCGACTCTCTTGTCTCGCGTGAGTGGGGCCGGCCGGTCTTCCTTGCTCTcgctccaccccctcctcctcgcTCGCTCTCTCCCATCCCCCCAAGCCAGTCGCTCTGCTGCGCAGCTCCCTTAGCGGTTGCCGCCGCCGGAGACGGTTGGAAGAACCGTTGTGGGAGCGCTGCACGAGGCGGGCGACTTCTCACTGCTCACGACCGGACCCCGCGAGCACCGGAGTCGGCGGTACTGTCGCCCGACAGGGTATCTGAAGTAAAAGGGG catTTAAATCAAACGGTATTGAGATGGATTGGGTTATGAAACATAATGGTCCAAATGACGCTAGTGATGGGACAGTACGACTTCGTGGACTGCCATTTGGTTGCAGCAAAGAGGAAATAGTTCAGTTCTTTCAAG GGTTGGAAATCGTGCCAAATGGGATAACATTGACGATGGACTACCAGGGGAGAAGCACAGGGGAGGCCTTCGTGCAGTTTGCTTCAAAGGAGATAGCAGAAAATGCTCTGGGGAAACACAAGGAAAGAATAGGGCACAG GTATATTGAGATCTTCAGAAGTAGCAGGAGTGAAATCAAAGGATTTTATGATCCACCAAGAAGATTGCTGGGCCAGCGACCGGGACCATATGATAGACCAATAGGAGGAAGAGGGGGTTATTATGGAGCTGGGCGTGGAA GTTATGGAGGTTTTGATGACTATGGTGGCTATAATAATTATGGCTATGGAAATGATGGCTTTGATGACAGAATGAGAGATGGAAgag GTATGGGAGGACATGGCTATGGTGGAGCTGGTGATGCAAGCTCAGGTTTTCATGGTGGTCATTTTGTACATATGAGGGGATTACCTTTCCGTGCAACTGAAAATGACATTGCTAAT ttcttctcaccACTAAATCCAATCCGAGTGCATATTGATATTGGAGCTGATGGCAGAGCAACAGGAGAAGCAGATGTAGAGTTTGTGACACATGAAGATGCAGTAGCTGCCATGTCTAAAGATAAGAATAACATGC aacATCGATACATTGAACTCTTCCTGAATTCAACTCCTGGAGGCGGCTCTGGAATGGGAGGTTCTGGAATGGGAGCCTATGGCAGAGATGGAATGG ataatCAGGGAGGCTATGGATCTGTTGGAAGAATGGGAATGGGGAACAATTACAGTGGAGGATATGGTACTCCTGATGGCCTGGGTGGTTATG gcCGTGGTGGTGGAGGCAGTGGTGGTTACTATGGGCAAGGTGGCATGAGTGGAGGTGGATGGCGTGGGATGTACTGA
- the HNRNPH3 gene encoding heterogeneous nuclear ribonucleoprotein H3 isoform X1, translating into MGSKKVEFATSFFNWTSSRIFTSPRNNRAYHQRASALPAVRQGWADSLVSREWGRPVFLALAPPPPPRSLSPIPPSQSLCCAAPLAVAAAGDGWKNRCGSAARGGRLLTAHDRTPRAPESAVLSPDRVSEVKGAFKSNGIEMDWVMKHNGPNDASDGTVRLRGLPFGCSKEEIVQFFQGLEIVPNGITLTMDYQGRSTGEAFVQFASKEIAENALGKHKERIGHRYIEIFRSSRSEIKGFYDPPRRLLGQRPGPYDRPIGGRGGYYGAGRGSMYDRMRRGGDGYDGGYGGFDDYGGYNNYGYGNDGFDDRMRDGRGMGGHGYGGAGDASSGFHGGHFVHMRGLPFRATENDIANFFSPLNPIRVHIDIGADGRATGEADVEFVTHEDAVAAMSKDKNNMQHRYIELFLNSTPGGGSGMGGSGMGAYGRDGMDNQGGYGSVGRMGMGNNYSGGYGTPDGLGGYGRGGGGSGGYYGQGGMSGGGWRGMY; encoded by the exons ATGGGAAGCAAAAAGGTGGAGTTCGCAACCTCTTTCTTTAACTGGACTAGCTCCAGGATCTTCACCTCTCCCCGCAACAACCGAGCTTATCACCAACGCGCAAGCGCACTTCCTGCCGTCCGCCAAGGCTGGGCCGACTCTCTTGTCTCGCGTGAGTGGGGCCGGCCGGTCTTCCTTGCTCTcgctccaccccctcctcctcgcTCGCTCTCTCCCATCCCCCCAAGCCAGTCGCTCTGCTGCGCAGCTCCCTTAGCGGTTGCCGCCGCCGGAGACGGTTGGAAGAACCGTTGTGGGAGCGCTGCACGAGGCGGGCGACTTCTCACTGCTCACGACCGGACCCCGCGAGCACCGGAGTCGGCGGTACTGTCGCCCGACAGGGTATCTGAAGTAAAAGGGG catTTAAATCAAACGGTATTGAGATGGATTGGGTTATGAAACATAATGGTCCAAATGACGCTAGTGATGGGACAGTACGACTTCGTGGACTGCCATTTGGTTGCAGCAAAGAGGAAATAGTTCAGTTCTTTCAAG GGTTGGAAATCGTGCCAAATGGGATAACATTGACGATGGACTACCAGGGGAGAAGCACAGGGGAGGCCTTCGTGCAGTTTGCTTCAAAGGAGATAGCAGAAAATGCTCTGGGGAAACACAAGGAAAGAATAGGGCACAG GTATATTGAGATCTTCAGAAGTAGCAGGAGTGAAATCAAAGGATTTTATGATCCACCAAGAAGATTGCTGGGCCAGCGACCGGGACCATATGATAGACCAATAGGAGGAAGAGGGGGTTATTATGGAGCTGGGCGTGGAAGTATGTATGACAGAATGCGACGAGGAGGTGATGGATATGATGGTG GTTATGGAGGTTTTGATGACTATGGTGGCTATAATAATTATGGCTATGGAAATGATGGCTTTGATGACAGAATGAGAGATGGAAgag GTATGGGAGGACATGGCTATGGTGGAGCTGGTGATGCAAGCTCAGGTTTTCATGGTGGTCATTTTGTACATATGAGGGGATTACCTTTCCGTGCAACTGAAAATGACATTGCTAAT ttcttctcaccACTAAATCCAATCCGAGTGCATATTGATATTGGAGCTGATGGCAGAGCAACAGGAGAAGCAGATGTAGAGTTTGTGACACATGAAGATGCAGTAGCTGCCATGTCTAAAGATAAGAATAACATGC aacATCGATACATTGAACTCTTCCTGAATTCAACTCCTGGAGGCGGCTCTGGAATGGGAGGTTCTGGAATGGGAGCCTATGGCAGAGATGGAATGG ataatCAGGGAGGCTATGGATCTGTTGGAAGAATGGGAATGGGGAACAATTACAGTGGAGGATATGGTACTCCTGATGGCCTGGGTGGTTATG gcCGTGGTGGTGGAGGCAGTGGTGGTTACTATGGGCAAGGTGGCATGAGTGGAGGTGGATGGCGTGGGATGTACTGA
- the HNRNPH3 gene encoding heterogeneous nuclear ribonucleoprotein H3 isoform X3: MGSKKVEFATSFFNWTSSRIFTSPRNNRAYHQRASALPAVRQGWADSLVSPFKSNGIEMDWVMKHNGPNDASDGTVRLRGLPFGCSKEEIVQFFQGLEIVPNGITLTMDYQGRSTGEAFVQFASKEIAENALGKHKERIGHRYIEIFRSSRSEIKGFYDPPRRLLGQRPGPYDRPIGGRGGYYGAGRGSMYDRMRRGGDGYDGGYGGFDDYGGYNNYGYGNDGFDDRMRDGRGMGGHGYGGAGDASSGFHGGHFVHMRGLPFRATENDIANFFSPLNPIRVHIDIGADGRATGEADVEFVTHEDAVAAMSKDKNNMQHRYIELFLNSTPGGGSGMGGSGMGAYGRDGMDNQGGYGSVGRMGMGNNYSGGYGTPDGLGGYGRGGGGSGGYYGQGGMSGGGWRGMY; encoded by the exons ATGGGAAGCAAAAAGGTGGAGTTCGCAACCTCTTTCTTTAACTGGACTAGCTCCAGGATCTTCACCTCTCCCCGCAACAACCGAGCTTATCACCAACGCGCAAGCGCACTTCCTGCCGTCCGCCAAGGCTGGGCCGACTCTCTTGTCTCGC catTTAAATCAAACGGTATTGAGATGGATTGGGTTATGAAACATAATGGTCCAAATGACGCTAGTGATGGGACAGTACGACTTCGTGGACTGCCATTTGGTTGCAGCAAAGAGGAAATAGTTCAGTTCTTTCAAG GGTTGGAAATCGTGCCAAATGGGATAACATTGACGATGGACTACCAGGGGAGAAGCACAGGGGAGGCCTTCGTGCAGTTTGCTTCAAAGGAGATAGCAGAAAATGCTCTGGGGAAACACAAGGAAAGAATAGGGCACAG GTATATTGAGATCTTCAGAAGTAGCAGGAGTGAAATCAAAGGATTTTATGATCCACCAAGAAGATTGCTGGGCCAGCGACCGGGACCATATGATAGACCAATAGGAGGAAGAGGGGGTTATTATGGAGCTGGGCGTGGAAGTATGTATGACAGAATGCGACGAGGAGGTGATGGATATGATGGTG GTTATGGAGGTTTTGATGACTATGGTGGCTATAATAATTATGGCTATGGAAATGATGGCTTTGATGACAGAATGAGAGATGGAAgag GTATGGGAGGACATGGCTATGGTGGAGCTGGTGATGCAAGCTCAGGTTTTCATGGTGGTCATTTTGTACATATGAGGGGATTACCTTTCCGTGCAACTGAAAATGACATTGCTAAT ttcttctcaccACTAAATCCAATCCGAGTGCATATTGATATTGGAGCTGATGGCAGAGCAACAGGAGAAGCAGATGTAGAGTTTGTGACACATGAAGATGCAGTAGCTGCCATGTCTAAAGATAAGAATAACATGC aacATCGATACATTGAACTCTTCCTGAATTCAACTCCTGGAGGCGGCTCTGGAATGGGAGGTTCTGGAATGGGAGCCTATGGCAGAGATGGAATGG ataatCAGGGAGGCTATGGATCTGTTGGAAGAATGGGAATGGGGAACAATTACAGTGGAGGATATGGTACTCCTGATGGCCTGGGTGGTTATG gcCGTGGTGGTGGAGGCAGTGGTGGTTACTATGGGCAAGGTGGCATGAGTGGAGGTGGATGGCGTGGGATGTACTGA
- the HNRNPH3 gene encoding heterogeneous nuclear ribonucleoprotein H3 isoform X8 gives MRDGRGMGGHGYGGAGDASSGFHGGHFVHMRGLPFRATENDIANFFSPLNPIRVHIDIGADGRATGEADVEFVTHEDAVAAMSKDKNNMQHRYIELFLNSTPGGGSGMGGSGMGAYGRDGMDNQGGYGSVGRMGMGNNYSGGYGTPDGLGGYGRGGGGSGGYYGQGGMSGGGWRGMY, from the exons ATGAGAGATGGAAgag GTATGGGAGGACATGGCTATGGTGGAGCTGGTGATGCAAGCTCAGGTTTTCATGGTGGTCATTTTGTACATATGAGGGGATTACCTTTCCGTGCAACTGAAAATGACATTGCTAAT ttcttctcaccACTAAATCCAATCCGAGTGCATATTGATATTGGAGCTGATGGCAGAGCAACAGGAGAAGCAGATGTAGAGTTTGTGACACATGAAGATGCAGTAGCTGCCATGTCTAAAGATAAGAATAACATGC aacATCGATACATTGAACTCTTCCTGAATTCAACTCCTGGAGGCGGCTCTGGAATGGGAGGTTCTGGAATGGGAGCCTATGGCAGAGATGGAATGG ataatCAGGGAGGCTATGGATCTGTTGGAAGAATGGGAATGGGGAACAATTACAGTGGAGGATATGGTACTCCTGATGGCCTGGGTGGTTATG gcCGTGGTGGTGGAGGCAGTGGTGGTTACTATGGGCAAGGTGGCATGAGTGGAGGTGGATGGCGTGGGATGTACTGA